TCGGCCTGAGCGTGCTCACCGGCAACGCCCTGTTCGACGGCATCGCCACCCTGTGCATCGGCGTCCTGCTGGTGGTCATCGCCGTCATCCTCGCCGTCGAGACCAAGAGCCTGCTCATCGGCGAAGCCGCCCTGCCCGAAGAAGTCACCGCGATCCGGACCGAACTGGTCGCCACCCCTGGCGTCGACCGCGTCATCCACCTGCGCACCCTGCACCTCGGCCCAGACGAGCTCCTCGTCGCGGCGAAGATCGCCATCGGCACCGCCGACCGGGGAGCCGACGTCGCCACCACCATCGACGACGCCGAGGCCCGCATCCGCCGGGTCCTGCCCACCGCCACGGCGATCTACCTCGAACCCGACATCGACCGGCAACCCGCACCGTCCGGCCTCAGCAACTGACCTGGTGGACGGTGGTTCAGGTCCGGCGCCAGGGGTAGTGGAACCCGTGTAGCGCCAGCATCGACGTGGGAGGCTCCATGGGTATCGACGACAAGATCGGCAACGCCTCCGAAGAGGCCGCCGGCAAGGTCAAGGAAGGCGCCGGCCGGGCGACCGACGACGAGCGGCTCGAAGCCGAGGGCCGCGGCGACCAGACCAGCGCGAACGTCAAGCAGGCCGGCGAGAAGATCAAGGACGCCTTCAAGAGCTGACCGGGCCCGCGCAGGGCGCGGCAGGGTGAGATGACTGAACGGCCACGACGGCACACCCCCGTCGTGGCCGTTCCCTGTCCCCGCCGGCCCTTTCCCCGAGTGCCCGGCGGCTACCGGTCGACCGCCGTCATCGTCCCCACCGGGAGGGCGATGTCGTCCCCGGCCTTGCGGGCCCACCGGCCAGCGGCGACCGCGTAACCCACCGCGAGGCACCCGTAGCCGACCGCGGCGACACCGAGCAGCACCGGTGAACGCCCATCGTCCGGAATGAAGCGGGATGCGGCCACCATGCCGAGCACATAGGCGAGGTTGAACGCCGTGTCGTTCACGGCGAAAACCCGCCCCCGGAACGCGTCGGCGCACTCGTGCTGCACCATCGTGTCCACCACGATCTTGATGCCGTGCCCGGCCACGTTGACCACCAGCACGACCACCACCAGGAGCAGCGGGTCGAACGGCAACCCGAACACCGGCAACGCCACCGCGACCGCCGCGAGCAACCCGACCACCCACCGCCACCCACCGACCCGGCGGGCCACCACCGGAGTCACCGCCGCCGCGAGCAACACGCCGGCCGCGCCCGCAGCGAAGACCAGACCCAACCGCGCCGGCACGCCGTCGAGGTCATCGCCGGCGAACCGGTTGCGGTAGAGCAGCAGCATCGCCAAGGCCAGAACCCCGAACAGCAGCCGGAATCCCGCCTGGACTCCCATCGCGTACGCGGCGCCGCGCGCCTGCCCCAGGTGCCGTATCCCGTCAGCCATACCGCGTACCACCGCCGCCGCCTCTCCGGCCAGGCCCGGCCGGTGCGGCAGCACCTGGTCGGGGCCCAACTCGTCGCGGGCGAAGGAGAACCGGGCCATCGCGGCGGAGGTCAGGTAGCCCACCGGTGCGAGCAGGGCGATGGCGGCGTAACCCGTG
This genomic interval from Micromonospora coxensis contains the following:
- a CDS encoding MFS transporter yields the protein MASRRTHHFRALLAVPAFRRLLAVRLGGQFTDGVFQAALAGSVLFNPDRQATPTAIAFAAAVLVLPYSVVGPFAGVLLDRWSRRTVTVVTNLARAGVVLPIAALIFLGSEGPLFFVSTLVVIGLGRLLLSGLSAATPHVVPDERLVTANAVGGTGGSVAYSLGLGCALLLLQTVFPAGDTGYAAIALLAPVGYLTSAAMARFSFARDELGPDQVLPHRPGLAGEAAAVVRGMADGIRHLGQARGAAYAMGVQAGFRLLFGVLALAMLLLYRNRFAGDDLDGVPARLGLVFAAGAAGVLLAAAVTPVVARRVGGWRWVVGLLAAVAVALPVFGLPFDPLLLVVVVLVVNVAGHGIKIVVDTMVQHECADAFRGRVFAVNDTAFNLAYVLGMVAASRFIPDDGRSPVLLGVAAVGYGCLAVGYAVAAGRWARKAGDDIALPVGTMTAVDR
- a CDS encoding CsbD family protein codes for the protein MGIDDKIGNASEEAAGKVKEGAGRATDDERLEAEGRGDQTSANVKQAGEKIKDAFKS